One segment of Rosa chinensis cultivar Old Blush chromosome 6, RchiOBHm-V2, whole genome shotgun sequence DNA contains the following:
- the LOC112170729 gene encoding uncharacterized protein LOC112170729, whose amino-acid sequence MACTIDFRCLDEGFGGKTYKRKWNPEAAADDEDAAMEIDAAYPRPAKRSAVSSSDNPDKQVFGRPSYDVVIAGKVSGRKWKQPRKQRSSAIQVSRKGTTFEEREKNKSVKKAYKERMAELKGVIKRNKEEKRRKSLREKKKKENILKTWTKLQIISKKRAR is encoded by the coding sequence ATGGCCTGCACAATTGACTTCCGCTGCCTAGACGAAGGCTTCGGTGGCAAAACCTACAAGCGCAAGTGGAACCCCGAAGCCGCCGCCGACGACGAAGATGCTGCCATGGAAATCGACGCAGCCTACCCACGTCCGGCGAAGCGATCCGCGGTGTCCTCCTCGGACAATCCGGACAAACAAGTCTTTGGCCGGCCGAGCTACGACGTCGTGATCGCAGGGAAGGTCTCAGGGCGGAAGTGGAAGCAGCCGCGGAAGCAGAGGTCATCGGCGATTCAGGTGAGCCGGAAGGGGACGACGTTTGAGGAgagggagaagaacaagtcGGTGAAGAAGGCGTACAAGGAGAGAATGGCGGAGCTGAAGGGGGTGATTAAGAGGAAcaaggaggagaagaggaggaagagcctgagggagaagaagaagaaggagaatatTCTCAAGACTTGGACCAAGCTGCAGATTATTTCCAAAAAAAGGGCTAGGTAA
- the LOC112170187 gene encoding amino acid permease 3, protein MLPRSRTLPSRIHHGAVEERHDIRHYLQVEVQPKVTESEAINPQSNYSKCFDDDGRLKRTGTFWTATSHIITAVIGSGVLSLAWAIAQLGWVAGPIVLALFAIVNLYTSNLLSMCYRAGDPVTGQRNYTYMDAVKANLGGRKVMLCGLVQYLNLFGVAIGYTIASSVSMMAIKRSNCYHKSGGKDPCHMSSNGYMITFGIIEVIFSQIKDFNEVWWLSIVAAIMSFTYSTVGLGLGIGKVAGNGDFKGSLLGISIGTVTHSGAVVTSTEKMWRTMQALGAIAFAYSYSLVLIEIQDTIRSPPAEHKTMKKATIFSITVTTVFYMLCGCFGYAAFGDLAPGNLLTGFGFYNPYWLLDIANVAIVVHLVGAFQVFCQPLFAFVEKWSAQKWPKSDFVTAEYDIPIPFYGVYQLNLFRLVWRTMFVILTTLISLLLPFFNDIVGILGAFGFWPLTVYFPVEMYIAQQKIERWSSRWLGLQILSVSCLLVSIVAAVGSVAGVVLDLKTYKPFKTTY, encoded by the exons ATGTTGCCAAGGAGCCGAACTCTTCCGAGCAGAATCCACCATGGAGCT GTGGAAGAGAGGCATGATATCAGGCACTATTTGCAAGTAGAAGTTCAACCTAAAGTCACTGAATCTGAAGCTATAAACCCTCAGTCCAACTATTCCAAATGCTTTGATGATGATGGTCGCTTGAAGCGAACAG GAACTTTTTGGACTGCAACGTCACATATTATCACTGCAGTTATAGGATCTGGAGTTCTTTCTTTAGCATGGGCAATTGCACAACTTGGTTGGGTTGCAGGACCAATTGTCCTCGCTCTTTTTGCCATTGTCAATCTGTACACTTCCAATCTCCTATCCATGTGCTATCGGGCCGGGGACCCTGTCACGGGACAGAGAAATTATACCTATATGGATGCTGTCAAGGCCAACTTAG GAGGAAGAAAAGTTATGTTATGTGGTTTAGTCCAGTACTTGAATTTGTTTGGGGTAGCAATTGGATATACCATTGCATCTTCTGTCAGCATGAT GGCAATAAAGAGATCAAACTGCTACCACAAAAGTGGAGGGAAAGATCCATGCCATATGTCTAGCAATGGTTATATGATAACATTTGGAATCATAGAGGTGATATTTTCACAAATCAAAGATTTCAATGAAGTATGGTGGCTCTCAATAGTAGCAGCCATTATGTCATTCACATACTCCACTGTCGGCCTTGGACTTGGCATTGGTAAAGTTGCAG GAAATGGGGATTTTAAAGGAAGCCTGTTGGGTATTAGCATAGGGACAGTTACTCATTCTGGAGCAGTAGTCACTTCTACAGAAAAGATGTGGAGGACTATGCAAGCTCTTGGAGCTATTGCATTTGCTTACTCTTATTCTTTGGTCCTCATAGAAATTCAG GATACTATAAGATCTCCTCCTGCAGAACATAAGACCATGAAGAAGGCAACTATATTCAGCATCACTGTCACAACAGTGTTCTATATGCTCTGTGGATGCTTTGGGTATGCAGCGTTTGGCGATCTTGCCCCAGGAAACCTCTTAACTGGCTTTGGATTCTACAACCCCTACTGGCTTCTAGACATTGCAAATGTTGCAATTGTTGTCCACCTAGTAGGTGCATTTCAG GTCTTTTGCCAGCCATTATTTGCATTTGTGGAGAAGTGGAGTGCACAAAAGTGGCCGAAAAGCGACTTTGTGACAGCCGAGTATGATATACCTATCCCTTTCTATGGTGTGTACCAACTCAACCTGTTTCGCTTGGTATGGAGGACCATGTTTGTTATATTGACTACCCTTATATCCTTGCTCCTACCATTCTTCAATGATATTGTTGGGATACTTGGAGCCTTTGGATTCTGGCCATTGACTGTTTATTTTCCGGTTGAGATGTACATTGCTCAACAGAAGATTGAGAGATGGAGTAGTAGATGGCTTGGACTTCAGATACTAAGTGTGAGTTGTCTCCTTGTCTCCATAGTTGCTGCTGTTGGCTCTGTCGCCGGCGTAGTTCTAGATCTGAAGACATATAAACCCTTCAAAACTACTTATTGA
- the LOC112170188 gene encoding protein EARLY-RESPONSIVE TO DEHYDRATION 7, chloroplastic isoform X1 has translation MSSNPNTLYPQVIQTNTETTSSSSSSSSSSMYPSADVTHLAEDLFPETDAASENTQSSEEILVKIPGAIVHLIQKDYSIELACGELTIVGLRQGGNVVAVLARVGDEIQWPLAKDEAAVKLDHSHYFFNLRVPASGDNGEMELLNYGLTIATKGQDGLMKELDRVLETYSCFSEQKMEGLEHWDVLEGCAARETSPEDLDSEEKKKLIGDSSAAYWTTLAPNVEDYSGRCARMIASGSGQLIRGILWCGDVTVDRLKWGNEFLKKRMGPCSSSEISPESLKRMQRVKRLTKMTENLASGILSGVIKVSGFFTSAIVNSRVGKKFFSLLPGEIILASLDGFSKVCDAVEVAGRNVMSTSSVVTTGLVSQRYGEPAAKVTNEGLDAAGHAIGTAWAVFKIRKALNPKSVIKPTTLAKASSELKSSKSMSTSSK, from the exons ATGTCTTCAAATCCCAACACTCTCTACCCACAAGTCATCCAAACCAACACAGAAAccacttcttcttcatcatcctcctcctcctcctccatgtACCCTTCAGCCGACGTGACCCACCTCGCCGAGGACCTCTTCCCGGAAACCGACGCCGCTTCGGAAAATACCCAATCCTCTGAAGAGATCCTGGTCAAGATTCCGGGCGCGATCGTCCACCTGATCCAGAAGGACTACAGCATCGAACTGGCATGCGGCGAACTCACCATCGTCGGTCTCCGGCAAGGCGGCAACGTAGTCGCGGTGCTCGCGCGCGTCGGCGACGAGATCCAGTGGCCTTTGGCCAAGGACGAAGCCGCTGTCAAGCTCGACCACTCCCACTACTTCTTCAACCTACGCGTTCCGGCGAGTGGGGACAATGGTGAGATGGAGCTGCTCAACTATGGATTGACGATTGCGACCAAGGGGCAGGACGGTTTGATGAAGGAGTTGGACCGGGTTCTGGAGACGTATAGTTGCTTTTCGGAGCAGAAGATGGAGGGTTTGGAGCACTGGGATGTTTTGGAGGGGTGTGCGGCgagggagacttcgccggaggaTTTAGATtctgaagagaagaagaaactgaTCGGTGACAGTTCCGCGGCGTACTGGACTACGCTGGCTCCGAATGTAGAGGATTACAGCGGGCGCTGTGCGAGGATGATTGCTTCGGGTTCGGGTCAGCTGATTAGGGGGATCTTGTGGTGTGGGGATGTGACTGTGGATAGGCTTAAGTGGGGAAATGAGTTCTTGAAGAAGAGGATGGGACCGTGTTCGAGTTCCGAGATTAGTCCAGAAAGCTTGAAGAGGATGCAAAG ggttAAGAGGTTGACGAAGATGACTGAGAATTTGGCCTCTGGAATCCTTTCTGGGGTTATTAAGGTATCTGGATTCTTTACGAGTGCAATTGTTAACTCGAGAGTGGGCAAGAAATTTTTTAGCCTTCTTCCTGGAGAAATTATCCTGGCTTCCTTGGATGGATTCA GCAAAGTCTGCGATGCCGTTGAAGTTGCTGGAAGGAATGTCATGTCAACCTCATCGGTTGTCACCACTGGACTTGTTTCACAGAG GTACGGAGAACCAGCAGCGAAGGTCACGAATGAAGGGCTTGATGCTGCAGGGCACGCGATAGGGACTGCTTGGGCGGTGTTCAAGATAAGAAAGGCTCTAAACCCCAAGAGTGTTATCAAGCCTACAACTCTTGCTAAGGCTTCTTCTGAATTAAAGTCCTCCAAGTCGATGTCGACAAGTAGCAAGTGA
- the LOC112170188 gene encoding protein EARLY-RESPONSIVE TO DEHYDRATION 7, chloroplastic isoform X2, with the protein MSSNPNTLYPQVIQTNTETTSSSSSSSSSSMYPSADVTHLAEDLFPETDAASENTQSSEEILVKIPGAIVHLIQKDYSIELACGELTIVGLRQGGNVVAVLARVGDEIQWPLAKDEAAVKLDHSHYFFNLRVPASGDNGEMELLNYGLTIATKGQDGLMKELDRVLETYSCFSEQKMEGLEHWDVLEGCAARETSPEDLDSEEKKKLIGDSSAAYWTTLAPNVEDYSGRCARMIASGSGQLIRGILWCGDVTVDRLKWGNEFLKKRMGPCSSSEISPESLKRMQRVKRLTKMTENLASGILSGVIKVSGFFTSAIVNSRVGKKFFSLLPGEIILASLDGFSKSFLSQQLILQILRIHFFVLC; encoded by the exons ATGTCTTCAAATCCCAACACTCTCTACCCACAAGTCATCCAAACCAACACAGAAAccacttcttcttcatcatcctcctcctcctcctccatgtACCCTTCAGCCGACGTGACCCACCTCGCCGAGGACCTCTTCCCGGAAACCGACGCCGCTTCGGAAAATACCCAATCCTCTGAAGAGATCCTGGTCAAGATTCCGGGCGCGATCGTCCACCTGATCCAGAAGGACTACAGCATCGAACTGGCATGCGGCGAACTCACCATCGTCGGTCTCCGGCAAGGCGGCAACGTAGTCGCGGTGCTCGCGCGCGTCGGCGACGAGATCCAGTGGCCTTTGGCCAAGGACGAAGCCGCTGTCAAGCTCGACCACTCCCACTACTTCTTCAACCTACGCGTTCCGGCGAGTGGGGACAATGGTGAGATGGAGCTGCTCAACTATGGATTGACGATTGCGACCAAGGGGCAGGACGGTTTGATGAAGGAGTTGGACCGGGTTCTGGAGACGTATAGTTGCTTTTCGGAGCAGAAGATGGAGGGTTTGGAGCACTGGGATGTTTTGGAGGGGTGTGCGGCgagggagacttcgccggaggaTTTAGATtctgaagagaagaagaaactgaTCGGTGACAGTTCCGCGGCGTACTGGACTACGCTGGCTCCGAATGTAGAGGATTACAGCGGGCGCTGTGCGAGGATGATTGCTTCGGGTTCGGGTCAGCTGATTAGGGGGATCTTGTGGTGTGGGGATGTGACTGTGGATAGGCTTAAGTGGGGAAATGAGTTCTTGAAGAAGAGGATGGGACCGTGTTCGAGTTCCGAGATTAGTCCAGAAAGCTTGAAGAGGATGCAAAG ggttAAGAGGTTGACGAAGATGACTGAGAATTTGGCCTCTGGAATCCTTTCTGGGGTTATTAAGGTATCTGGATTCTTTACGAGTGCAATTGTTAACTCGAGAGTGGGCAAGAAATTTTTTAGCCTTCTTCCTGGAGAAATTATCCTGGCTTCCTTGGATGGATTCAGTAAGTCTTTTTTATCTCAACAACTTATATTACAAATACTCAGGATACACTTTTTTGTGCTTTGTTGA
- the LOC112169008 gene encoding probable aspartyl aminopeptidase, producing MTKNSDILEHLDSDEAEKRLQSAGYEQVLEREDWKLEAGKKYYFTRNYSTIVAFAIGKKFVAGNGFHIVRAHTDSPCLKLKSVSKVAKGGYLEVGVQTYGGGLWHTWYNRDLTIAGRVIVREEKDGVVSYSHRLVRIEEPNSYSGGEGYVDSANLKRLGC from the exons ATGACAAAAAATTCAGATATCTTGGAGCATCTGGATTCAG ACGAGGCGGAGAAGCGTCTGCAAAGCGCGGGGTACGAGCAGGTTTTGGAGAGAGAGGATTGGAAATTGGAGGCTGGTAAAAAGTACTACTTCACCAGGAACTACTCCACCATTGTGGCTTTTGCAATCGGTAAAAA ATTTGTTGCCGGAAATGGATTCCATATAGTTCGTGCTCATACTGATAGTCCTTGTCTCAAATTGAAGTCTGTTTCCAAG GTAGCTAAGGGTGGGTACTTGGAAGTGGGAGTCCAAACATATGGAGGTGGCTTGTGGCATACCTGGTACAACCGTGACTTGACAATTGCAGGAAGGGTGATAgtaagagaagagaaagatggtGTTGTTTCTTACTCACATAGACTTGTCCGGATTGAGGAGCCCAATTCCTACTCTG GAGGAGAGGGCTATGTTGATTCTGCAAACCTTAAGAGGCTAGGCTGCTGA